The Williamsia sp. DF01-3 genome has a window encoding:
- a CDS encoding pyridoxamine 5'-phosphate oxidase family protein, with the protein MNTRVEVTSVEELRALVGEPIDRVAKKVRPELLPVHLEWLARSPFAFVATTDADGRVDVSPKGDPPGFVHVIDSRTIAIPERPGNRRVDGYLNVLSNPHVGTNFLVPGRGDTLRINGTATVLRDADYFDALAIRGRRPILALEVAVEEVFFHCAKAFMRADLWRPETWKPDVLPSPAEITHVLNKGSNLEELQKYYGESYGKKLY; encoded by the coding sequence ATGAACACACGTGTCGAGGTCACCAGCGTCGAAGAATTGCGCGCCCTGGTCGGCGAACCGATCGATCGCGTGGCGAAGAAGGTCCGCCCCGAACTGCTGCCGGTACATCTCGAATGGTTGGCGCGGTCGCCGTTTGCTTTCGTTGCCACCACCGACGCCGACGGTCGCGTGGATGTCTCGCCGAAAGGCGATCCCCCTGGCTTTGTGCACGTCATCGATTCGCGAACGATCGCCATACCCGAGCGGCCGGGAAACCGGCGCGTCGACGGTTACCTGAACGTGCTGTCCAACCCACACGTCGGCACCAACTTCCTGGTCCCCGGCAGGGGTGACACCCTGAGGATCAACGGGACCGCGACTGTTCTGAGGGACGCGGACTACTTCGACGCTCTGGCGATTCGCGGCCGACGGCCTATCCTCGCCCTCGAGGTCGCCGTCGAGGAGGTGTTCTTCCATTGCGCAAAGGCGTTCATGCGCGCCGACCTCTGGCGTCCGGAAACGTGGAAACCAGACGTGTTGCCCAGCCCCGCCGAGATCACGCACGTGTTGAACAAAGGGTCGAATCTCGAAGAGCTGCAGAAGTATTACGGCGAGAGCTACGGGAAGAAGCTGTACTGA
- a CDS encoding FadR/GntR family transcriptional regulator, whose protein sequence is MATDASVGELHGSVLTGVGTQIVSGHHREGEVLTLDSIGVQYGVSRTVAREAIRVLESMGLVASRRRVGITIQPRSHWHVFDPRLIRWRLDAGERTDFLLTLSELRRGFEPVAAALAAERADEHQCRILAAAVSDMVMHGRSGDLDQYLLADKVFHRTLLEASGNEMFRALSDVVGEVLAGRTHHGMMPTNPNPAAIDLHDAVARAIRLRNPVDAERAMREIIIEAADAVREPDQD, encoded by the coding sequence GTGGCAACAGACGCGAGTGTGGGTGAACTTCATGGCAGCGTTCTCACCGGCGTGGGCACGCAGATCGTCTCCGGGCATCACCGTGAGGGCGAGGTTCTCACTCTCGACAGCATCGGCGTCCAGTACGGGGTGTCGCGTACCGTCGCCCGCGAAGCCATCCGAGTCTTGGAATCGATGGGCCTCGTGGCCTCACGCCGACGCGTCGGGATCACCATTCAGCCCCGTAGCCATTGGCATGTCTTCGACCCACGGCTGATCCGGTGGCGACTCGACGCCGGGGAGCGAACCGACTTCCTTCTGACCCTGTCAGAGCTGCGGCGAGGGTTCGAACCGGTCGCTGCGGCCCTGGCTGCAGAGCGCGCGGACGAGCACCAGTGCCGCATTCTCGCTGCCGCGGTCTCGGACATGGTCATGCACGGCCGGTCGGGCGACCTCGACCAGTATCTGTTGGCGGACAAGGTCTTCCATCGCACGCTGCTCGAGGCGAGCGGGAACGAGATGTTCCGCGCGCTGAGCGATGTGGTCGGTGAGGTGCTCGCCGGTCGTACACATCACGGCATGATGCCGACCAACCCCAACCCTGCGGCCATCGACCTCCACGACGCGGTCGCCCGAGCCATCCGCTTGCGCAACCCCGTGGATGCCGAGCGGGCCATGCGCGAGATCATCATCGAAGCCGCGGACGCTGTACGCGAACCCGACCAGGACTAG
- a CDS encoding gluconokinase produces MRAPLVVMGVSGSGKSTVGAALAQRLRVPFADADDFHPPANIAKMSSGQPLDDNDRHPWLEVIGQWLADHADGGVMSCSALKHKYRDQLRRHCPEVCFVHLDGTPEVISKRQASRPGHFMPSSLLSSQFHTLEPLADDERGMVIDIDQSIDDIVESYITRTEHKEN; encoded by the coding sequence ATGCGAGCACCGCTGGTCGTCATGGGAGTGTCGGGGTCCGGCAAGTCCACCGTCGGAGCCGCGCTGGCACAGCGCCTCCGGGTGCCTTTCGCTGATGCAGACGATTTCCACCCGCCGGCCAACATCGCCAAGATGTCCAGTGGACAGCCGCTCGACGACAACGATCGTCACCCGTGGCTGGAGGTGATCGGCCAGTGGCTGGCCGATCATGCCGATGGGGGTGTGATGAGTTGTTCGGCGCTCAAGCACAAATACCGCGACCAGCTCCGGAGGCATTGTCCCGAGGTGTGTTTTGTCCACCTCGACGGCACGCCTGAGGTGATCTCGAAACGTCAGGCAAGCCGGCCGGGGCACTTCATGCCGTCGTCGCTCTTGTCGTCGCAGTTCCACACTCTCGAACCACTCGCTGACGATGAGCGAGGAATGGTCATCGACATCGATCAGTCGATCGACGACATCGTCGAGTCCTACATCACCCGGACAGAACACAAGGAGAACTGA
- a CDS encoding gluconate:H+ symporter, with translation MSSLSAVLLAADTELPEPVAAGWQLILAALVGIAVIVVLITIAKVHPFLALVGGGLTVGIVAGEAVPDVLESFTDGFGSTAAGVGILIALGSMFAKLLADSGGADEIVDTIVGHASPRMLPWAMALVGAIIGLPMFFEIGLVLLMPVIYLVARRSGLSLITVGIPALAGLSAMHGFVPPHPGPLVAIDVLGADLGTTLALGVAVAVPTIIVAGPLFGKLAGRWVVLPVPTTFEADPEDTLVKTKRPSFAITMFSVLLPVVLMLGKAIAEIFISNDDQIVRQVLDVLGTPIIALLIAVVVAMFTLGRGSGMDRDTISKTTGAALPAIAGILLIVAAGGGFKQVLVDSGIGTLLADWAKEANISVLLLAWVLAALIRLATGSATIATITASSLILGLVDGLSSGELSLVVLAIGAGSVFFSHVNDAGFWLVKEYFGMSVGQTIKTWSIMETVLSVSGLIVVLLLGLVI, from the coding sequence ATGAGCTCACTATCGGCGGTGCTGCTGGCGGCAGACACCGAACTACCGGAGCCGGTCGCCGCCGGGTGGCAGTTGATCCTCGCTGCACTCGTCGGCATCGCTGTCATCGTCGTGTTGATCACCATCGCCAAGGTGCACCCGTTCCTGGCGCTCGTGGGCGGCGGGCTCACAGTGGGAATCGTTGCCGGTGAGGCGGTTCCGGACGTGCTGGAGTCGTTCACCGACGGGTTCGGCAGCACCGCGGCCGGAGTCGGGATCCTGATCGCGCTCGGTTCGATGTTCGCAAAGCTCCTCGCGGACTCCGGTGGCGCCGATGAGATCGTCGACACCATCGTCGGACATGCTTCGCCCCGGATGTTGCCGTGGGCGATGGCCCTCGTCGGTGCCATCATCGGTCTGCCGATGTTCTTCGAGATCGGCCTGGTGCTGTTGATGCCGGTCATCTATCTGGTGGCGCGCCGGTCGGGCCTGTCGTTGATCACTGTCGGAATCCCTGCTCTCGCAGGCCTTTCGGCGATGCACGGCTTCGTGCCGCCCCATCCGGGACCGTTGGTCGCCATCGACGTGCTCGGTGCGGACCTCGGGACCACGCTGGCGCTCGGTGTCGCGGTTGCGGTGCCGACGATCATCGTGGCCGGACCTCTGTTCGGAAAGCTCGCGGGCCGCTGGGTGGTGCTGCCGGTTCCCACCACCTTCGAAGCCGATCCCGAAGACACGCTTGTCAAGACCAAGCGCCCGTCGTTCGCCATCACGATGTTCAGTGTCCTGCTGCCGGTGGTGTTGATGCTGGGCAAGGCCATTGCCGAGATCTTCATCAGCAATGACGATCAGATCGTGCGGCAGGTACTCGACGTGCTCGGAACCCCGATCATCGCCTTGCTGATCGCAGTGGTGGTCGCGATGTTCACCCTCGGCCGTGGGTCGGGGATGGATCGCGACACCATCTCCAAGACGACCGGCGCTGCCCTGCCCGCGATCGCCGGCATATTGCTCATCGTCGCTGCGGGTGGCGGCTTCAAACAGGTTCTCGTCGACAGCGGGATCGGCACGTTGCTCGCCGATTGGGCCAAAGAAGCGAACATCTCCGTGCTGCTGCTCGCCTGGGTGCTCGCCGCCCTGATCCGGCTGGCGACGGGGTCGGCCACCATTGCCACGATCACTGCGTCCTCGCTCATCCTGGGCCTGGTCGACGGGCTGAGCAGCGGCGAACTGTCGCTGGTGGTCCTGGCCATCGGTGCCGGCTCGGTCTTCTTCTCTCACGTCAACGACGCCGGCTTCTGGCTGGTGAAGGAGTACTTCGGCATGAGCGTCGGCCAGACGATCAAGACGTGGTCGATCATGGAGACCGTGTTGTCGGTGTCCGGCCTGATCGTTGTACTGCTTCTGGGCCTGGTGATCTGA
- a CDS encoding carboxymuconolactone decarboxylase family protein, with translation MPRLRQVPRAEVTDEKILYFYDRLFGPDKDPAVDGGTVHGTPGDWWTVFAQSPNVFDHAVRGFALYRNATLDPMLRELGQCRAGYARGSQFVFSQHSKQMRSLGMPEEKIAAIAHWQIADCYTELERAVLAYTDGLVFDGGRVPGAVVDILKADLSDPEILELTYITCLYDMHATICRALRLEFDDREEPVVEVEVPAGIGARDLSADLSGE, from the coding sequence GTGCCACGTCTTCGCCAAGTACCCCGCGCGGAGGTCACCGACGAGAAGATCCTGTACTTCTACGACAGGCTCTTCGGCCCCGACAAAGACCCGGCGGTCGACGGGGGAACCGTTCACGGCACTCCGGGCGACTGGTGGACTGTCTTCGCTCAGTCGCCCAACGTATTCGACCATGCGGTAAGGGGATTCGCGCTCTACCGCAACGCGACGCTCGACCCGATGCTGCGTGAGCTCGGCCAGTGCCGGGCCGGATATGCGCGGGGCAGCCAATTCGTCTTCTCCCAGCACTCCAAACAGATGCGTTCGCTGGGGATGCCCGAAGAGAAGATCGCCGCCATAGCGCACTGGCAGATCGCCGACTGCTACACCGAACTGGAACGGGCCGTGCTCGCGTATACCGATGGCCTGGTGTTCGACGGTGGTCGGGTGCCCGGCGCGGTCGTCGACATCCTCAAGGCCGATCTCAGCGATCCCGAGATCCTCGAACTGACCTACATCACATGCCTTTACGACATGCACGCCACCATCTGTCGCGCCTTGCGCCTCGAGTTCGACGACCGCGAGGAGCCGGTGGTCGAGGTCGAGGTGCCGGCCGGCATCGGTGCTCGTGATCTGTCTGCGGACTTGTCCGGGGAGTGA
- a CDS encoding VOC family protein, giving the protein MGAVNTKYELGGINHLALVCSDMKRTIDFYSGTLGMPLIKTIELPADLGQHFFFDCGNGNTIAFFWLADSPDAAPGIAAPKGLPDEGELASAVGSMNHVAFAVPPEKFDEYYDRFTSEGIKVSQVLNHDDSAFGVSRHVYPGTFVRSFYFQDPDGVLLEFACWTREFTDADVAHEPKTAADRRVATSP; this is encoded by the coding sequence ATGGGCGCAGTGAACACCAAATACGAACTCGGCGGCATCAACCACTTGGCCTTGGTGTGCTCGGACATGAAGCGGACGATCGACTTCTACTCGGGCACCCTGGGCATGCCTCTGATCAAGACCATCGAGCTACCGGCCGATCTGGGTCAGCACTTCTTCTTCGATTGCGGCAACGGAAACACCATCGCGTTCTTCTGGCTGGCGGACTCGCCTGACGCCGCACCGGGAATCGCCGCGCCGAAGGGCCTCCCCGACGAGGGCGAGCTCGCCAGCGCGGTCGGCTCGATGAACCACGTGGCCTTTGCAGTGCCGCCAGAGAAGTTCGACGAATACTACGACCGGTTCACGTCCGAGGGCATCAAGGTGAGCCAGGTGCTGAACCACGATGACAGCGCTTTCGGGGTGTCTCGCCACGTGTATCCCGGCACATTCGTGCGGTCGTTCTACTTCCAGGACCCGGACGGGGTATTGCTCGAGTTCGCCTGCTGGACACGTGAATTCACCGATGCCGACGTAGCTCACGAGCCGAAGACCGCTGCCGACCGACGCGTGGCGACCTCTCCGTAG
- a CDS encoding TetR/AcrR family transcriptional regulator, translating to MITQPVNTALPTVESLTPRGRKTRDALLDAARVVFEEVGFLDTRVEHIAQAANVSYGTFYRYFESKDVVFWELSTRLFEGIHRRDGMDDNASPAQRLINSNRAYYQAYRRNAKLMAIVEQVATFNIDFRLLRHEHRRQLIERSARAIARWQDDGEVSATLDPELAARSLAAMVDHTLYLWLVQGEDADEKALLDTLDQMCLGALGLNRP from the coding sequence GTGATCACGCAACCTGTCAACACTGCGCTGCCGACGGTCGAGAGTTTGACCCCTCGAGGCCGGAAGACGCGGGATGCGTTGCTCGACGCCGCGCGCGTGGTGTTCGAGGAGGTCGGGTTCCTGGACACCAGGGTTGAGCACATCGCCCAGGCCGCGAACGTCTCCTACGGCACCTTCTATCGGTACTTCGAGTCGAAAGACGTCGTGTTCTGGGAACTGAGCACCCGACTGTTCGAGGGCATCCACCGCCGAGACGGCATGGACGACAACGCCTCACCGGCGCAGCGGCTCATCAACTCCAATCGTGCGTATTACCAGGCCTACCGCCGAAACGCGAAGCTGATGGCGATCGTCGAACAGGTCGCGACCTTCAACATCGACTTCCGACTCCTGCGCCATGAGCATCGCCGCCAACTCATCGAACGCAGCGCTCGCGCGATCGCCCGGTGGCAAGACGACGGTGAGGTGTCAGCCACGCTCGATCCGGAACTGGCGGCCCGCTCGCTGGCCGCGATGGTGGACCACACGCTCTATCTGTGGCTTGTGCAGGGGGAGGACGCCGACGAAAAGGCCCTCCTCGACACGCTCGACCAGATGTGCCTGGGTGCCCTCGGGCTGAACCGCCCCTGA
- a CDS encoding DUF2231 domain-containing protein: MTTSPNDPSATTPAQTDAGPDPDTVTSLTDVVRPDGPRPVAHALASVEELSAVDAPAGQLADLVNGAIPPAVLDVLRGRWLGHPLHPVLVTVPIGAWMAVPVLDLTGQRIAAQRLVAFGIAAALPASITGLAEYTTLDTAQRRVAVVHMAANTVSLGCLARSWWHRHNGFALRGGGWSLAGLAISGVAGALGGHLSYSQSAGVLRER; the protein is encoded by the coding sequence GTGACCACATCACCGAACGACCCCAGCGCGACAACTCCGGCACAGACGGACGCCGGACCAGACCCGGACACCGTCACGTCGCTGACGGACGTGGTCCGGCCGGACGGCCCCCGCCCGGTGGCCCACGCCCTCGCCTCCGTCGAGGAACTCTCCGCGGTCGATGCGCCGGCGGGTCAACTTGCCGACCTGGTGAACGGCGCGATCCCGCCCGCGGTCCTCGATGTACTGCGTGGTCGATGGCTCGGACATCCCCTCCATCCCGTACTGGTCACAGTGCCCATCGGCGCGTGGATGGCAGTGCCGGTTCTGGACCTCACCGGCCAGCGCATCGCTGCCCAGCGGCTGGTCGCGTTCGGCATCGCCGCGGCACTCCCGGCTTCGATCACAGGGCTTGCCGAGTACACAACGCTCGACACGGCCCAGCGCCGGGTCGCAGTTGTGCACATGGCCGCGAACACCGTCAGCCTCGGCTGCCTGGCGCGATCCTGGTGGCACCGCCACAACGGGTTCGCTTTGCGCGGCGGCGGTTGGTCGCTCGCGGGGCTGGCGATCAGTGGCGTCGCCGGCGCACTCGGTGGCCATCTGTCCTACTCACAAAGCGCCGGCGTGCTCCGCGAACGCTGA
- a CDS encoding Fur family transcriptional regulator, whose amino-acid sequence MSSRQPNPDTREQLRAVGLRVTAPRVAVLEVLERHPHSTADFVAARVREQLGGVSTQTVYDVLRVCSERGLLRHIEPAGSSVRYESRIGDNHHHLVCRRCGAIHDVDCAVGEAPCLEPSEKHGFVIDEAEVTYWGLCPGCRAESTDGSAITGLPRAVT is encoded by the coding sequence ATGAGTTCGCGGCAACCAAACCCAGACACGCGAGAGCAGTTGCGTGCAGTGGGCCTTAGGGTGACCGCGCCGCGGGTGGCGGTCCTCGAGGTGCTGGAGCGGCATCCCCACTCCACTGCGGACTTTGTCGCCGCTCGCGTTCGCGAACAACTCGGCGGCGTGTCGACCCAGACGGTGTACGACGTACTTCGCGTCTGCTCCGAACGCGGTCTACTGCGGCACATCGAACCAGCAGGCTCGTCCGTCCGGTACGAGAGCCGGATCGGTGACAACCACCACCATCTCGTCTGCCGCCGGTGTGGAGCGATCCATGATGTCGACTGCGCGGTGGGGGAGGCTCCGTGTCTCGAACCGAGCGAAAAGCACGGGTTCGTGATCGACGAGGCCGAGGTGACCTACTGGGGCTTGTGCCCCGGCTGCCGGGCCGAGTCCACTGATGGCTCTGCGATCACCGGACTTCCGCGGGCCGTGACCTGA
- a CDS encoding catalase, whose translation MTPRTTTNQGIPVSSDNESLTAGTQGPILLHDHYLIEKLAQFNRERVPERVVHAKGGGAFGELRITGDVSRYTKAKFLQPGKTTESLVRFSTVAGEQGSPDTWRDPRGFAVKFYTEDGNYDLVGNNTPVFFIKDPIKFPDFIRSQKRLPGSGLRDHNMQWDFWTLRPESAHQVTWLMGDRGIPKTWRHMDGFGSHTYQWVNAAGERFWVKYHFKTDQGIEFLTQAEADTLAGTDPDHHRKDLYESIEKGNFPSWTLKVQVMPVAEAEGYRFNPFDLTKVWSQKDYPLIEVGKWTLNRNPENFFSEIELSSFEPSNVVPGIGFSPDKMLLGRVFSYADAHRYRIGANYAQLPVNSAKAAVVNTYSKEGAMAYNFSGPQVPVYAPNSFDGPHADPAAAGDEGLWAFDGQAVRAGYIEHEEDGDFTQAGILYREVLNDDERDRLVSNIVGHVSDGVREPVLSRVFDYWKNVDPELGKKVEEGVRGGI comes from the coding sequence ATGACCCCACGTACAACCACCAACCAGGGCATACCGGTATCGAGTGACAACGAGTCGCTCACCGCCGGCACGCAGGGACCCATCCTGCTACACGACCACTATCTGATCGAAAAACTCGCTCAGTTCAACCGCGAGCGTGTTCCCGAGCGAGTGGTGCACGCAAAAGGTGGCGGAGCATTCGGTGAGCTACGAATCACCGGCGACGTCTCCCGCTACACGAAGGCGAAGTTCCTTCAGCCGGGTAAGACAACCGAGTCGCTTGTCCGATTCTCCACTGTCGCAGGCGAACAGGGCAGCCCAGACACCTGGCGCGACCCACGCGGATTTGCCGTGAAGTTCTATACCGAGGACGGGAACTACGACCTCGTCGGCAACAACACCCCGGTCTTCTTCATCAAGGATCCGATCAAGTTCCCCGACTTCATCCGTAGTCAGAAGCGACTGCCCGGCTCGGGCCTGCGTGACCACAACATGCAGTGGGACTTCTGGACACTGAGGCCGGAGTCGGCGCACCAGGTGACGTGGCTGATGGGTGATCGTGGTATCCCGAAGACCTGGCGCCACATGGACGGATTCGGCTCGCATACCTACCAGTGGGTCAATGCTGCGGGCGAGCGCTTCTGGGTGAAGTACCACTTCAAGACCGATCAGGGCATCGAGTTCCTCACGCAGGCAGAGGCCGACACCCTTGCAGGTACTGACCCCGACCACCACCGTAAGGATCTGTACGAGTCCATCGAGAAGGGAAACTTTCCCAGTTGGACCCTGAAGGTCCAGGTGATGCCAGTGGCCGAAGCGGAGGGATATCGGTTCAACCCCTTCGATCTGACAAAGGTGTGGTCGCAGAAGGACTATCCGCTGATCGAGGTCGGCAAGTGGACACTCAACCGCAATCCGGAGAACTTCTTCTCCGAGATCGAGTTGTCATCGTTCGAGCCGTCGAATGTCGTTCCGGGCATCGGCTTCTCGCCCGACAAGATGCTGCTCGGCCGGGTCTTCAGCTACGCCGACGCGCACCGCTACCGAATCGGCGCCAATTACGCTCAGTTGCCGGTGAACTCGGCCAAGGCCGCAGTGGTCAACACGTACTCGAAAGAGGGTGCGATGGCGTACAACTTCAGCGGACCGCAGGTTCCTGTGTACGCACCGAATTCGTTCGACGGTCCACACGCCGATCCTGCAGCGGCCGGCGACGAAGGCCTGTGGGCCTTCGATGGCCAGGCGGTGCGGGCCGGGTACATCGAGCACGAGGAAGACGGCGACTTCACCCAAGCGGGCATTCTTTACCGGGAGGTCTTGAACGACGACGAGCGCGATCGTTTGGTGAGCAACATCGTCGGGCACGTCTCGGACGGAGTGCGTGAGCCTGTACTGTCACGCGTTTTCGACTACTGGAAGAACGTTGATCCCGAACTCGGCAAGAAGGTCGAGGAAGGTGTTCGAGGCGGAATCTGA
- a CDS encoding Dps family protein yields MSNPITSTLNDDQQSIAGKALQETLVDLIDLSLIAKQAHWNVVGKQFRSVHLELDELVTAAREFTDAAAERATAIGVSPDGRSETVAKTAGTKGFGEGWTKDSDVVDAIVANIKTVVDGLRTRIKATEEADPVTQDLLISFAARLEQLHWMWQAQVA; encoded by the coding sequence ATGAGCAACCCCATCACAAGCACTCTGAACGACGACCAGCAGTCGATCGCCGGAAAGGCGCTGCAGGAGACCTTGGTTGACCTGATCGACCTGTCGCTGATCGCCAAGCAAGCTCATTGGAACGTTGTCGGCAAGCAGTTCCGGTCGGTGCATCTCGAGCTCGACGAGCTCGTCACCGCTGCTCGCGAGTTCACCGACGCCGCCGCCGAGCGGGCGACGGCCATCGGCGTAAGCCCGGACGGCCGGTCCGAGACCGTTGCAAAGACCGCGGGTACCAAGGGATTCGGCGAAGGCTGGACCAAGGACTCCGACGTCGTCGATGCGATTGTCGCGAACATCAAGACCGTTGTCGACGGTCTGCGCACGCGAATCAAGGCCACCGAAGAAGCTGATCCGGTCACCCAAGACCTCCTGATCAGCTTTGCGGCGCGGCTCGAGCAGCTGCACTGGATGTGGCAGGCGCAGGTCGCCTGA
- a CDS encoding CrcB family protein — protein MGVALEALTRMGDDTGRRQRFRLFFGTGFCGSFTTYSAFALEASLLGRDGDVVVAVAYMATSVILGVVMAWAGIAVATKARVSRSAPRR, from the coding sequence CTGGGCGTTGCCTTGGAAGCGCTCACCAGGATGGGGGATGACACCGGGCGCCGACAGCGGTTTCGCCTGTTCTTCGGTACCGGATTCTGCGGGTCTTTCACCACCTACAGTGCCTTTGCTCTCGAGGCTTCTCTGCTCGGCAGAGATGGCGATGTTGTTGTCGCCGTGGCCTATATGGCGACTTCTGTGATCCTCGGTGTGGTGATGGCCTGGGCGGGCATCGCTGTTGCCACAAAGGCACGCGTGAGTCGATCGGCGCCTCGCCGATGA
- the crcB gene encoding fluoride efflux transporter CrcB, which yields MLAGAAGAVTRFLVDSEVKRRRPSVFPWGTVLINVSGSLLIGLVAGVVLFHGQPSAWQTIVGTGFCGGYTTFSTASVETVRLAQQGRHGMALSNAVIPLALSVGACALGLWLVYLV from the coding sequence ATGTTGGCCGGCGCAGCCGGAGCGGTGACCCGTTTTCTGGTCGACTCGGAGGTCAAACGCCGCCGCCCCTCAGTGTTTCCGTGGGGGACGGTGTTGATCAACGTGTCGGGCTCTTTGCTGATCGGGCTGGTGGCCGGAGTGGTGTTGTTCCACGGCCAACCAAGTGCCTGGCAGACCATTGTCGGGACCGGATTCTGTGGCGGGTACACAACATTCAGTACGGCCAGTGTCGAGACGGTGCGCCTCGCTCAACAGGGGCGTCACGGGATGGCCCTTTCCAATGCTGTTATCCCGCTTGCTCTCTCGGTTGGCGCGTGCGCATTGGGGCTCTGGCTCGTTTATCTGGTGTGA
- a CDS encoding acyl-CoA thioesterase domain-containing protein has protein sequence MGYFEHGDEGFHPLPFAQSQWAPNSINGSALAGLIAHALEKDCGSGSYRAARFTMDIFRQPEFAPIQTRGAVKREGRSIRIADVHVYQGDRTVARASMVSVTPTREPVGARWRPDSPSMSLDERVAEALPQPGILWGSDEHPDGWSVPMPEHQNASRKRLWFDQPSLFDDVENTPLVRAAMLGELANTLTSWGDRGVGFINHDATILLARMPIGNVVGIEADNHLSADGIAAGAATMWDCQGAFGMSMVGAIAHSAGSLDASSGPDDWQETDNSYQASFDTDD, from the coding sequence GTGGGGTATTTCGAGCATGGCGACGAGGGTTTTCATCCCTTGCCATTCGCCCAGAGTCAGTGGGCACCGAACTCGATCAACGGCTCGGCGTTGGCCGGGCTGATCGCGCATGCGCTCGAGAAAGACTGCGGTTCAGGCAGTTATCGAGCTGCGAGGTTCACCATGGACATCTTCCGGCAACCGGAGTTCGCTCCGATTCAAACCCGGGGCGCGGTGAAACGCGAAGGGCGCAGCATTCGAATCGCCGATGTCCACGTTTACCAAGGGGATCGAACAGTGGCGCGGGCTTCGATGGTGTCGGTCACGCCGACCCGGGAACCGGTGGGTGCCCGATGGCGTCCGGATAGCCCGTCGATGTCCTTGGACGAGCGGGTCGCAGAAGCGTTGCCGCAACCTGGCATCCTGTGGGGCAGTGACGAACACCCTGATGGGTGGAGTGTGCCGATGCCGGAGCATCAGAATGCCAGTCGGAAACGGCTCTGGTTCGACCAGCCCTCATTGTTTGACGACGTGGAGAACACGCCGCTGGTTCGCGCAGCCATGCTCGGCGAGCTGGCGAATACTCTTACGAGCTGGGGCGACCGGGGTGTCGGATTCATCAACCACGATGCGACCATCCTGCTGGCCCGTATGCCGATCGGGAACGTCGTGGGGATCGAAGCCGACAACCATCTGTCTGCCGATGGCATTGCCGCGGGCGCGGCCACCATGTGGGACTGTCAAGGTGCATTCGGAATGAGCATGGTGGGCGCGATTGCTCATTCGGCCGGCAGTCTGGACGCGTCGAGCGGACCGGATGATTGGCAGGAAACCGACAACTCTTACCAGGCTTCCTTCGATACCGACGACTAG